A section of the Campylobacter porcelli genome encodes:
- a CDS encoding MBOAT family O-acyltransferase, which translates to MIFSSYAFIFGFLPIMLFGFYLLKYLKYHRFSNIFLVLGSLFFYGFWNLIYIPLLLGSILINYIIAKRILTPNLSWWGGVKLALIFGIIFNLGLLGFFKYTDFFLENFNLFSQILNLNFNIPLPHIVLPLAISFFTFQQIAFLTDCYKKVDTNDLQEGSKNIDFIDYCLFVSFFPQLIAGPIVHHKEMMPQFKANETIKIELIAKGVFIFCIGIFKKIFIADSFAKWANAGFGYVENGGILNIVESWVTSLSYTFQLYFDFSGYCDMAIGLGLMFGIILPMNFNSPYKSLSITEFWRRWHITLGRFLKDYLYIPLGGNKFGKILTLRNLFIVAFLSGIWHGSGWGFVIWGTLHGLAMVIHRIYSYYSSSFKFINFRVYKVFCWFITFNFLNITWIFFRSQNLDGALNLLKGMFGIVWIELPQKLRFPFILEHIGGRNDTIIYLILAFIITLIFKNSIEMLNSFKPNLKNAIFAGFLLYLALITLSITPYVEFIYFNF; encoded by the coding sequence ATGATATTTAGCTCATATGCCTTTATATTTGGCTTTTTGCCTATTATGCTCTTTGGATTTTATCTCTTAAAATATCTAAAATATCATAGATTTTCTAATATATTTTTAGTCCTTGGTAGTCTATTTTTCTATGGATTTTGGAATTTAATCTATATCCCATTGCTACTTGGCTCTATCTTAATTAACTACATAATAGCTAAGAGAATTTTAACGCCGAATTTGAGCTGGTGGGGGGGGGTAAAGCTCGCTTTAATTTTTGGCATAATATTTAATCTTGGATTACTTGGATTTTTCAAATATACAGATTTTTTCTTAGAAAATTTCAATCTTTTTAGCCAAATTTTAAATTTAAACTTCAATATTCCTTTACCACATATAGTCTTGCCTTTAGCAATCTCATTTTTTACCTTTCAGCAGATTGCGTTTTTAACAGATTGCTATAAAAAGGTAGATACTAATGATTTACAAGAGGGAAGTAAAAATATTGATTTTATAGATTACTGCTTATTTGTCAGCTTCTTTCCACAGCTAATTGCTGGGCCAATAGTCCATCACAAGGAGATGATGCCGCAATTTAAAGCAAATGAAACTATCAAGATTGAGCTTATAGCTAAAGGGGTTTTTATATTCTGTATTGGAATATTTAAAAAGATATTTATCGCAGATAGCTTTGCTAAGTGGGCTAATGCTGGTTTTGGCTATGTTGAAAATGGTGGAATTTTAAATATTGTAGAGTCGTGGGTAACCTCGCTTTCATATACATTTCAGTTATATTTTGATTTTAGTGGGTATTGTGATATGGCTATTGGACTTGGGCTTATGTTTGGCATTATCTTGCCTATGAATTTTAACTCTCCATATAAATCATTGAGTATAACTGAATTTTGGCGTAGATGGCACATAACTCTTGGTAGATTTTTAAAAGATTATCTATATATACCACTTGGGGGAAATAAATTTGGCAAGATTTTAACACTTAGAAATCTCTTTATAGTAGCATTTTTAAGCGGAATTTGGCATGGTTCTGGCTGGGGATTTGTGATTTGGGGAACGCTTCATGGCTTAGCTATGGTAATCCATAGGATTTACTCATATTATAGTAGCTCATTTAAATTTATTAATTTTAGAGTGTATAAGGTTTTTTGCTGGTTTATAACATTTAATTTTTTAAATATAACTTGGATATTTTTTAGAAGTCAAAACTTAGATGGGGCTTTAAATTTACTTAAAGGAATGTTTGGAATTGTCTGGATAGAACTACCACAAAAGCTTAGATTTCCTTTTATTTTAGAGCATATTGGTGGTAGAAATGATACTATTATATATCTAATACTTGCATTTATCATAACCTTAATATTCAAAAATAGCATTGAGATGCTAAATTCATTTAAGCCAAATTTAAAAAACGCAATTTTTGCTGGATTTTTGCTATATTTAGCACTTATTACTTTAAGCATAACTCCATATGTAGAGTTTATATATTTCAATTTTTAA
- a CDS encoding uroporphyrinogen-III synthase: MIYLLSNTAFDDESVEQISLCRIEFNKFNLDLSEFDALIVTSKNAINSLKFNSITLADILVFAIGKATALACKEFGFRQIYEAKNSHGSEFGAEILEKLVSKRVIFIKAKETISNLDIYFRQNGIDISVIDGYENIILKNNSYEKPQLNSILIFTSPMNVRAFIQNFGWDHSYKAVAIGKATAKELKDYCDPIISKSQSIKDCVELAKSLNKI, from the coding sequence ATGATATATCTACTCTCAAATACAGCTTTTGATGATGAGAGCGTGGAGCAAATTTCGCTTTGTAGGATTGAGTTTAATAAATTTAATCTTGATTTAAGTGAATTTGACGCTCTTATAGTTACTAGCAAAAACGCTATTAATTCGCTTAAATTTAACTCTATAACCTTAGCTGATATTTTGGTTTTTGCTATTGGCAAGGCTACGGCTTTAGCTTGTAAGGAGTTTGGATTTAGGCAAATTTATGAGGCTAAGAATTCGCATGGAAGTGAGTTTGGTGCTGAAATTTTAGAAAAATTAGTTAGCAAGAGAGTAATATTTATCAAAGCTAAAGAGACAATTTCAAATTTAGATATATACTTTCGTCAAAACGGCATTGATATAAGCGTAATTGATGGCTATGAAAATATAATTTTAAAAAATAATAGCTATGAAAAACCACAATTAAACTCAATTTTAATTTTTACAAGCCCTATGAATGTGCGTGCGTTTATCCAAAATTTTGGCTGGGATCATAGCTACAAAGCAGTAGCTATAGGCAAAGCTACAGCTAAGGAGCTAAAGGACTATTGCGACCCTATAATCTCTAAATCGCAAAGCATAAAAGATTGCGTAGAATTAGCTAAATCTTTAAACAAGATATGA
- a CDS encoding flagellar hook-basal body protein — protein sequence MQNGYYQATGAMVTQFNRLDIITNNLANVNTSGYKKDDVVIADFERIFKETKDILPLENHTKDSAKFLNRTLNRVPHINEVYTDFSVGGLNHTNNPLDIAIGKNDLFLLVDTPAGVRLTKNGSLNLDNEGYLVTKEGYRVLPTNYEAQPPLTRGIIIPQNTPMTIDSNGNIYSNQDPVGRLYVAQPRELRNLQKEGDNLYKIDSLEDVVDNATSGSIAQGYAQISNVNPVKEMVSLIETQRMVDMYQKVMTTHMSDLNQEAINKLASMRAN from the coding sequence ATGCAAAACGGATATTACCAAGCAACTGGTGCGATGGTAACGCAGTTTAACCGCTTGGATATTATTACTAATAATCTTGCTAATGTCAATACCAGTGGGTATAAAAAAGATGATGTGGTAATAGCTGATTTTGAAAGAATTTTTAAAGAGACTAAGGATATATTGCCACTAGAAAATCACACTAAAGATTCTGCTAAATTCTTAAATCGCACTTTAAATAGAGTGCCTCATATTAATGAAGTTTATACAGATTTTAGCGTAGGCGGATTAAATCATACTAATAATCCTCTTGATATAGCAATTGGTAAAAATGATCTATTTTTATTAGTAGATACTCCAGCTGGTGTAAGACTTACTAAAAATGGCTCTTTGAATTTAGATAATGAAGGGTATTTGGTTACTAAAGAGGGGTATAGGGTTTTGCCGACAAATTATGAAGCCCAGCCACCGCTCACAAGGGGGATAATTATTCCGCAAAATACTCCAATGACAATTGATAGTAATGGTAATATCTACTCAAATCAAGATCCAGTAGGAAGATTATATGTAGCCCAGCCTAGAGAGCTTAGAAATTTACAAAAAGAAGGGGATAATCTATATAAAATAGATAGCTTAGAAGATGTGGTAGATAATGCTACAAGTGGCTCTATAGCTCAAGGTTACGCACAAATCTCAAATGTAAATCCAGTAAAAGAGATGGTAAGTCTAATAGAGACCCAAAGAATGGTAGATATGTATCAAAAAGTTATGACAACTCATATGAGTGATTTAAACCAAGAAGCGATAAATAAACTAGCCTCAATGAGAGCTAACTAA
- a CDS encoding agmatine deiminase family protein: protein MRAFAEWEAQELLMLSIPHSKSDWALYLDEILDSYEELVRVVSSYQKVLLIAPNLSDFDRFKKYKNCEFFQVDTDDTWIRDYGAIDVQRADEIISYNFKFNAWGGKFSSSKDNAVNAKLFKHFGGVLQDVDLILEGGSVEFDGNGVMLTTTECLLNDNRNNLSKFELENRLKSLFGLEKIIWLEHGFIKGDDTDSHIDTLARFIAPNIVAYAACDDESDEHYVELNLMKRELESAGFELVGLNLPKPIYYNGRRLGATYCNFIFINGAVIVPTYGDKNADENAINALKKAIPNRDIIGVDSRVFIRQNGSLHCSSQNRYKRIE, encoded by the coding sequence ATTAGGGCTTTTGCTGAGTGGGAAGCTCAAGAGCTTTTGATGCTTAGCATACCGCATAGTAAGAGTGATTGGGCATTATATCTAGATGAAATTTTAGATAGCTATGAAGAGCTAGTAAGGGTGGTTAGTAGCTATCAAAAAGTGCTATTGATAGCGCCGAATTTAAGTGATTTTGATAGGTTTAAAAAGTATAAAAATTGCGAATTTTTCCAAGTTGATACCGATGATACTTGGATTAGAGATTATGGTGCTATCGATGTTCAAAGGGCTGATGAGATAATTAGCTATAATTTTAAATTTAACGCTTGGGGTGGCAAATTTAGTAGTAGTAAAGATAACGCAGTAAATGCAAAATTATTTAAGCATTTTGGCGGAGTTTTACAAGATGTGGATTTGATATTAGAAGGTGGGAGTGTAGAATTTGATGGCAATGGAGTGATGCTAACTACTACTGAGTGTTTATTAAATGATAATAGAAATAATTTAAGCAAATTTGAGCTAGAAAATAGATTAAAATCCCTATTTGGGCTAGAGAAAATAATCTGGCTAGAACATGGTTTTATAAAAGGCGATGATACCGATAGCCACATAGATACTCTAGCTAGATTTATAGCCCCAAATATTGTAGCTTACGCAGCTTGTGATGATGAGAGCGATGAGCATTATGTGGAGTTAAATTTAATGAAAAGAGAGCTAGAATCGGCTGGATTTGAGCTTGTGGGATTAAACTTACCCAAACCAATCTACTATAATGGCAGACGCCTTGGGGCGACATATTGTAATTTTATATTTATAAATGGTGCTGTAATCGTGCCGACATATGGGGATAAAAACGCTGATGAAAACGCTATAAATGCTCTTAAAAAAGCAATTCCAAATAGGGATATAATAGGCGTGGATAGTAGGGTGTTTATTAGACAAAATGGTAGCTTACACTGCTCAAGTCAAAATAGATATAAAAGGATAGAATAA
- a CDS encoding transporter substrate-binding domain-containing protein, translating to MRNLFKIFVAIFCLCLALNAKEIIIGSDAEYPPFDYIDENGKIAGFDIDLIDEISKVAGFEYKFIKIGFDALIPALKAGKIDMIAASMSATNERKKSVDFSDPYFFTKNLYLKLANNDKIVSKEQLNNLKIGVMLGTVQESVAHSIKGARVIPTEGIAGSIMNLKAKKVDVVIVDSSVGFGYLNKNRDIVNFLEESDGSDGFSFAFNKGKNSEFLNKFNAALKEIKDNGTYDKLLVKYDLK from the coding sequence ATGAGAAATTTATTTAAGATATTTGTGGCTATATTTTGTCTATGTCTAGCCTTAAATGCTAAGGAGATTATCATCGGTTCTGATGCTGAATATCCGCCATTTGATTATATAGATGAAAATGGCAAAATCGCTGGATTTGATATTGATTTAATCGATGAAATATCTAAAGTTGCTGGATTTGAGTATAAATTTATAAAAATTGGCTTTGATGCCTTAATTCCAGCTTTAAAAGCCGGTAAAATCGATATGATTGCTGCTTCTATGAGTGCTACTAATGAGCGTAAAAAATCTGTTGATTTTAGTGATCCATATTTTTTTACTAAAAATTTATATTTAAAACTTGCAAATAATGATAAAATCGTATCAAAAGAGCAGTTAAACAATCTTAAAATTGGCGTGATGCTTGGCACAGTTCAAGAGAGCGTAGCACATTCAATAAAAGGAGCTAGAGTTATTCCAACTGAAGGCATTGCTGGTTCTATTATGAATTTAAAAGCCAAAAAAGTAGATGTAGTAATCGTAGATAGCTCTGTTGGGTTTGGGTATCTAAATAAAAATAGAGATATTGTAAATTTCTTAGAAGAGTCAGATGGTAGTGATGGATTTAGCTTTGCTTTTAATAAGGGTAAAAATAGCGAATTTTTAAATAAATTTAATGCAGCCTTAAAAGAGATCAAAGATAATGGCACTTATGATAAACTACTTGTTAAATATGATCTTAAATGA
- a CDS encoding amino acid ABC transporter ATP-binding protein, translated as MIKVVNLTKNYGDLSVLNGINTQIHKGEVVAIIGPSGGGKSTFLRCLNRLEEPSSGEIFINGKNILDKKVDINKVRQKVSMVFQHFNLFANKTVMQNLTLAPIQTKLCSESEAKDIALTLLKKVGLESKADVYPHKLSGGQKQRIAIARSLALKPEIILFDEPTSALDPEMIGEVLSIMKEVASEGLTMVVVTHEMGFARNVANRIFFMDKGVIAVDGSPKSIFADTSHPRLNEFLNKVLNH; from the coding sequence ATGATTAAGGTAGTAAATTTAACAAAAAATTATGGCGATTTATCTGTATTAAATGGCATAAATACCCAAATTCACAAAGGCGAAGTAGTAGCTATAATAGGTCCAAGCGGCGGGGGAAAAAGCACATTCTTACGCTGTTTAAATAGATTAGAAGAGCCAAGTAGTGGAGAGATATTTATAAATGGCAAAAATATCTTAGATAAAAAAGTAGATATAAATAAGGTAAGACAAAAAGTTAGTATGGTCTTTCAGCATTTTAATCTCTTTGCTAATAAAACCGTAATGCAAAATTTAACCCTAGCACCAATCCAAACAAAGCTATGCAGTGAGTCTGAAGCTAAAGATATAGCCTTAACTTTACTAAAAAAAGTTGGATTAGAGTCCAAAGCAGATGTCTATCCGCACAAGCTAAGTGGCGGTCAAAAGCAAAGAATAGCCATAGCTAGAAGTCTAGCCTTAAAGCCTGAAATAATACTATTTGATGAGCCTACAAGTGCCTTAGATCCAGAGATGATAGGCGAAGTTTTATCCATTATGAAAGAGGTGGCAAGTGAGGGTTTGACTATGGTTGTAGTAACTCACGAGATGGGATTTGCAAGAAATGTAGCAAATAGAATATTTTTTATGGATAAGGGGGTTATAGCAGTAGATGGCTCCCCTAAATCCATCTTTGCAGATACTTCGCACCCAAGACTAAATGAATTTTTAAATAAGGTTTTAAACCATTAA
- the flgG gene encoding flagellar basal-body rod protein FlgG produces MIRSLYTAATGMMAQQTQIDTTSHNISNVNTIGFKKSRAEFADLMYQTMQYAGTPTSATTMSPTGMEVGLGVRPTAITKMFNQGYFKETGNNLDMTIAGNGFFQVQLPDGTTAYTRNGAFKLDGDGNIVNSDGYRLLPEMTIPADATEISIGTDGTVSVLQPGNQEMTQIGQIELAGFVNPAGLHSMGDNLFLETAASGAPNIGNGGTDGFGQIKQSFVEMSNVQLVEEMTDLITGQRAYEANSKAITASDEMLQTVNQLKR; encoded by the coding sequence ATGATAAGATCACTATATACAGCAGCTACAGGTATGATGGCTCAGCAAACACAGATAGATACGACTTCGCACAATATCTCAAATGTTAATACAATAGGTTTTAAGAAAAGTAGAGCTGAATTTGCTGATTTAATGTATCAAACAATGCAATACGCAGGCACCCCAACTAGTGCTACAACTATGAGCCCTACAGGTATGGAAGTGGGTCTTGGTGTGCGTCCTACTGCTATTACAAAGATGTTTAATCAAGGATATTTTAAAGAGACTGGCAATAATCTAGATATGACAATTGCCGGAAATGGCTTTTTCCAAGTACAACTCCCAGATGGGACTACGGCATATACAAGAAATGGGGCATTTAAGCTTGATGGCGATGGAAATATAGTAAATAGTGATGGCTATAGATTGCTTCCAGAGATGACTATTCCAGCTGATGCGACTGAAATTTCAATAGGCACAGATGGGACTGTGTCTGTGCTTCAGCCAGGCAATCAAGAGATGACGCAAATTGGTCAAATAGAGTTAGCTGGTTTTGTCAATCCAGCTGGACTTCACTCTATGGGGGATAATCTATTTTTAGAAACAGCAGCAAGCGGAGCTCCAAATATTGGAAATGGTGGAACTGATGGATTTGGTCAGATTAAGCAAAGCTTTGTAGAGATGAGTAATGTCCAGCTCGTTGAAGAGATGACCGATCTCATCACCGGTCAGCGTGCGTATGAGGCCAACTCAAAAGCTATCACCGCAAGTGATGAAATGCTCCAAACCGTAAATCAGCTAAAACGATAA
- the thiE gene encoding thiamine phosphate synthase, whose product MNQIYALTDQNFTPNNTLKAQINELLNSGVKIIQYRNKSQNHDISLLKEIAKICKSYNSKFIINDDVNLAKIVQASGVHIGKDDESLKRARDILGYEAFIGVSCYSNLNLARNAIKNGADYIAFGSLFPSSSKPNAPLCPLNIIKEARLKFKEKIAVIGGINSSNLNLIKDIGVDYIAIISALYTGGPIKDNIDKLNRALKG is encoded by the coding sequence ATGAATCAAATTTACGCATTAACTGATCAAAATTTCACCCCAAATAATACTTTAAAAGCTCAAATTAATGAGCTTTTAAATAGTGGAGTTAAGATAATTCAATATAGAAATAAAAGCCAAAATCATGATATATCACTTCTAAAAGAGATAGCAAAAATTTGTAAAAGTTATAATAGTAAATTTATAATAAATGATGATGTAAATCTAGCCAAAATAGTTCAAGCTAGTGGCGTTCATATCGGCAAAGATGATGAGAGCCTAAAAAGAGCTAGGGATATTTTAGGGTATGAAGCATTTATAGGAGTTAGTTGTTATAGCAATTTAAACCTAGCTAGGAATGCTATTAAAAATGGTGCTGATTATATCGCATTTGGCTCGCTATTTCCTAGTAGCTCTAAGCCAAACGCACCGCTATGTCCGCTTAATATAATCAAAGAAGCTAGATTAAAATTTAAAGAAAAAATCGCCGTAATAGGTGGAATTAATAGCTCAAATTTAAATTTAATAAAAGATATTGGCGTTGATTACATAGCTATCATATCTGCACTATACACAGGTGGACCTATAAAAGATAATATAGATAAATTAAATAGAGCATTAAAGGGATAA
- a CDS encoding undecaprenyl-diphosphate phosphatase: protein MDIISAIILGIVEGLTEFLPVSSTGHMILTSHFLGLKQNEILKCFEVVIQLGSILAVVWAFKERLTSDILLWIKLIIGFIPTAIIGFLAYKYIKELFDPNTVAYMLIIGGIVFIIVELFQKRPSYTPSTTHIHNISHKQAFIIGLSQCLAMIPGTSRSGSTIITGLLCGLSREVAARFSFLLAIPTMIAATIYDSYKNREIFATNLDQIWIFLLGGAVAFIVALVVIKLFLRFVAHFSYISFGIYRIILGLAFLLFGSYLV from the coding sequence ATGGATATAATCTCAGCGATAATCTTAGGCATTGTAGAGGGGCTTACTGAGTTTTTGCCAGTTAGCTCAACTGGGCATATGATCCTTACTTCACACTTTTTAGGACTTAAGCAAAATGAAATTTTAAAATGCTTTGAGGTTGTCATTCAGCTTGGTAGTATTTTGGCTGTTGTGTGGGCTTTTAAAGAGCGTCTTACAAGTGATATTTTACTATGGATCAAGCTAATTATCGGATTTATCCCAACTGCGATTATAGGTTTTTTGGCCTATAAATACATTAAAGAGCTATTTGACCCAAATACAGTAGCATATATGCTTATCATTGGCGGTATTGTTTTTATCATTGTTGAGCTATTTCAAAAACGCCCTAGCTATACTCCAAGCACCACGCATATTCACAATATCAGCCACAAACAAGCCTTTATAATCGGTCTTAGTCAGTGCTTAGCTATGATTCCTGGCACCTCTAGAAGTGGCTCTACTATTATTACTGGGTTGCTTTGCGGGCTTAGCCGTGAAGTGGCAGCTAGATTTAGCTTCTTACTTGCAATTCCTACAATGATAGCAGCTACAATATATGATAGCTATAAAAATAGAGAGATTTTCGCTACTAATTTAGATCAAATTTGGATATTTTTACTTGGTGGGGCTGTAGCGTTTATAGTTGCTCTTGTGGTTATTAAGCTATTTTTGCGTTTTGTGGCACACTTTAGCTATATTAGCTTTGGGATTTACCGCATAATTTTAGGATTAGCGTTTTTGTTATTTGGCTCATATCTTGTTTAA
- the guaA gene encoding glutamine-hydrolyzing GMP synthase, translated as MKNADILVLDFGSQYTQLIARRLREQGVYTELMPFNASIETIRAKNPKGIILSGGPASVYDENAYFCDDGVFSLGLPILGICYGMQLIAHKNGANVAPANHKEYGKANIEIIKECEFMSGVVNNSVVWMSHSDKVNELPKGFEVIAKSQNSEFCVFGDFERKIYAMQFHPEVAHSEFGSVMLKNFAKICGCDSTWNMGSFAKTQIAAIREKVGDDKVLCAVSGGVDSSVVAALLAAAVPENLIVVFVDNGLLRTNEAKQVEEMFKLKLGVNLISIDASELFLSRLKGVRDPEKKRKIIGETFIEVFDSEAKKHANVKYLAQGTLYTDIIESSVAGASKTIKSHHNVGGLPEWMKFELIEPLREIFKDEVRALGLELGLSRDVVFRHPFPGPGLAIRIMGEVNEPSLELLRKADVILREELKSSGWYDKTWQAFCVLLNVNSVGVMGDNRTYENAVCIRVVDASDGMTASFSRLPYDLLENCSRRIINEVSGINRVVYDISSKPPATIEWE; from the coding sequence ATGAAAAATGCTGATATTTTGGTGCTAGATTTTGGCTCACAATATACCCAATTAATTGCTAGAAGACTTAGAGAGCAAGGCGTTTATACCGAGCTTATGCCCTTTAATGCTAGTATTGAGACCATAAGAGCAAAAAACCCAAAAGGGATAATTCTAAGTGGTGGTCCAGCAAGTGTGTATGATGAGAATGCTTATTTTTGTGATGATGGGGTATTTTCTCTTGGACTTCCTATCCTTGGGATATGCTATGGTATGCAGTTAATCGCTCATAAAAATGGCGCCAATGTCGCTCCAGCCAATCACAAAGAGTATGGTAAGGCAAATATAGAGATTATAAAAGAGTGCGAGTTTATGAGTGGTGTGGTAAATAATAGCGTTGTATGGATGAGCCACTCTGATAAGGTAAATGAACTTCCAAAGGGCTTTGAAGTGATAGCAAAGAGCCAAAATAGCGAATTTTGCGTATTTGGTGATTTTGAGCGTAAAATTTATGCTATGCAGTTTCATCCAGAGGTGGCTCATAGCGAATTTGGTAGTGTAATGCTTAAAAACTTTGCTAAGATTTGCGGGTGCGATAGCACTTGGAATATGGGAAGTTTTGCTAAAACTCAAATTGCCGCCATTAGAGAAAAAGTAGGCGATGATAAGGTTTTATGTGCTGTAAGTGGCGGGGTAGATAGCTCTGTTGTTGCTGCACTTTTAGCAGCTGCAGTGCCTGAGAATTTGATAGTGGTATTTGTAGATAATGGCTTACTACGAACTAATGAGGCTAAGCAAGTTGAAGAGATGTTTAAGCTTAAACTTGGTGTAAATTTAATCAGCATTGATGCTAGTGAGCTATTTTTGAGCCGTTTAAAAGGGGTAAGGGATCCAGAGAAAAAACGCAAAATTATTGGTGAGACATTTATAGAGGTTTTTGACTCTGAAGCTAAAAAACACGCTAATGTAAAATATCTAGCTCAAGGAACTCTATATACTGATATAATCGAGAGTAGCGTAGCTGGTGCGTCTAAAACCATTAAGAGCCATCACAATGTAGGCGGACTTCCTGAATGGATGAAATTTGAGCTTATTGAGCCATTAAGAGAGATTTTTAAAGATGAGGTTAGAGCACTTGGGCTTGAGCTTGGGCTTAGTCGTGATGTGGTATTTCGCCATCCATTTCCTGGGCCAGGACTTGCTATACGCATAATGGGGGAGGTAAATGAGCCTAGCCTTGAGCTACTTAGAAAAGCTGATGTAATTTTACGAGAAGAGTTAAAAAGTAGTGGCTGGTATGATAAGACTTGGCAAGCATTTTGCGTGCTTTTAAATGTAAATTCAGTAGGCGTAATGGGGGATAATAGGACATATGAGAATGCTGTTTGTATCCGTGTAGTTGATGCGAGCGATGGTATGACGGCTAGCTTTTCAAGGCTCCCATATGATTTATTAGAAAATTGTAGCCGCCGTATAATAAACGAAGTAAGCGGAATTAACCGTGTAGTTTATGATATCAGCTCTAAGCCACCAGCGACAATTGAGTGGGAGTAG
- a CDS encoding amino acid ABC transporter permease: protein MFNEKFFKFIFIVTIIIIGLWLTFPTELTQAQKLAYKNAYFTTIMLTFGGISIGIILGFILAFLKFLDIKILSFIIDEYIDIIRGTPVLLQLMIFAFVILATLSDNFYAAVIALGLNSSAYVAEIVRSGINSVDRGQMEAARAMGLSYSVSMRLIIFPQAIKNILPALANEFISLFKETSVVGLIGIFDLTMQSKSLQATLFTPEPILFAGVIYYANVKIFSVIAKLLENRLNKDD from the coding sequence ATATTTAATGAGAAATTTTTTAAATTCATCTTTATAGTTACCATAATCATAATTGGCTTATGGCTTACTTTTCCAACTGAGCTAACCCAAGCACAAAAACTAGCCTACAAAAATGCCTATTTTACCACAATTATGCTGACTTTTGGCGGGATTAGCATAGGTATAATTCTAGGCTTTATTTTAGCATTTTTAAAATTTTTAGATATTAAAATTTTATCATTTATCATCGATGAATACATAGATATTATCCGTGGCACACCTGTGTTATTACAACTTATGATATTTGCTTTTGTTATTCTTGCTACACTTAGTGATAATTTTTACGCAGCAGTTATCGCACTTGGATTAAATAGCTCTGCTTATGTCGCAGAGATAGTTCGTAGCGGTATTAATAGCGTAGATCGTGGTCAAATGGAAGCAGCTCGTGCAATGGGGCTTAGCTATAGTGTATCAATGAGATTAATCATATTTCCACAAGCTATTAAAAATATCCTTCCAGCCCTTGCTAATGAATTTATAAGCCTATTTAAAGAGACTTCCGTAGTGGGGCTTATAGGTATTTTCGATCTAACAATGCAAAGCAAAAGCCTACAAGCTACACTATTTACTCCAGAGCCGATTTTGTTTGCTGGGGTGATATATTATGCTAATGTTAAGATATTTTCTGTTATAGCAAAATTATTAGAAAATAGGTTAAATAAAGATGATTAA
- a CDS encoding basic amino acid ABC transporter substrate-binding protein — protein MKLFFKLFFGVATLATLALSQTIKVGTNATYPPFEFIDKQNQITGFDIDLISEISKIAGFKFEIVNISFDALIPALKAGKIDIIASAMSATPIRAKAVDFSKPYYNTMNLFIKRADNKDLTKLEQLEGKKISVQLGTVQELAAREIKSAKVMAIDEIFGAVMAVKNSKADALIVDSSIGYGYLKQNPDLAEFLILPDGSDGFSFAFDKNKNKELQAKVDSAIDELKRNGTYDKLLIKYDLK, from the coding sequence ATGAAACTATTTTTCAAACTATTTTTCGGTGTTGCTACACTAGCTACTTTGGCTCTTAGCCAAACGATAAAAGTCGGCACAAACGCCACATATCCGCCATTTGAATTTATAGATAAGCAAAATCAAATAACTGGGTTTGATATTGATTTAATAAGTGAAATATCTAAGATTGCTGGGTTTAAATTTGAGATTGTAAATATCTCTTTTGATGCTTTAATTCCAGCTTTAAAAGCCGGTAAAATCGACATTATAGCTTCAGCTATGAGTGCTACTCCTATAAGAGCTAAGGCTGTTGATTTTAGCAAACCATACTATAATACTATGAATTTATTTATAAAAAGAGCTGATAATAAAGATTTAACCAAGCTTGAGCAATTAGAAGGCAAAAAAATATCAGTGCAACTTGGCACCGTTCAAGAGTTAGCCGCTAGAGAGATTAAATCAGCTAAAGTTATGGCTATTGATGAAATTTTTGGTGCGGTTATGGCTGTGAAAAACTCAAAAGCCGATGCCTTAATAGTAGATAGCTCTATAGGCTATGGGTATTTAAAGCAAAATCCAGATTTAGCTGAATTTTTAATCCTTCCAGATGGTAGCGATGGATTTAGCTTTGCTTTTGATAAAAATAAAAATAAAGAGCTTCAAGCTAAGGTAGATAGCGCCATAGATGAGCTAAAGAGAAATGGCACCTATGATAAACTTTTAATCAAATATGATCTAAAATAA